The Labilithrix sp. genome contains a region encoding:
- a CDS encoding FtsX-like permease family protein has product MWRFARQILLHDRFKFAVATAGVSISVLLVIVQIGLYLGFMGNASALIDHADADVWVAAEATDAFDFASPIDERVVYRVAEVPGVAKTEKVILAFGQIRGAEGNAEGVEVIGIEPSATMLRPWNVVEGSVLARPDGIVVDETEYAKLQIDALDQRREISGSRARVDGLTHGIRSFTTSPYVWTNLAAARSFTRLDETQLTYVLVKAEPGVDARELAARIGKIPHVEAYTKAELSARTQGYWSSRTGVGAGFFTTAVIGVIVGVVVVGQILYSSTLEHIKEYGTLKAMGAANGEVVRVIVYQALMTAAAGFAVGGTLALVARAVMNEANLSVAITPSLLAATAALTVMMCSGSSLLSITKVLRLDPASVFKA; this is encoded by the coding sequence ATGTGGCGCTTCGCACGGCAGATCCTGCTCCACGACCGGTTCAAGTTCGCGGTGGCGACGGCGGGCGTGTCGATCAGCGTGCTGCTCGTCATCGTCCAGATCGGGCTCTACCTTGGGTTCATGGGCAACGCGTCGGCGCTCATCGATCACGCCGACGCCGACGTCTGGGTCGCGGCGGAGGCGACCGACGCGTTCGACTTCGCGTCGCCGATCGACGAGCGCGTCGTGTACCGCGTCGCGGAGGTGCCTGGTGTCGCGAAGACGGAGAAGGTGATCCTCGCGTTCGGTCAGATCCGCGGGGCGGAGGGGAACGCGGAGGGCGTCGAGGTGATCGGGATCGAGCCGAGCGCGACGATGCTCCGTCCGTGGAACGTCGTCGAGGGCTCCGTCCTCGCGCGCCCGGACGGCATCGTCGTCGACGAGACCGAGTACGCGAAGCTCCAGATCGACGCGCTCGATCAGCGCCGCGAGATCTCCGGCTCACGCGCGCGGGTGGACGGCCTCACGCACGGCATTCGGAGCTTCACGACGTCGCCCTACGTCTGGACGAACCTCGCCGCCGCGCGCTCGTTCACGCGCCTCGACGAGACGCAGCTCACCTACGTCCTCGTGAAGGCGGAGCCGGGCGTCGACGCGCGCGAGCTCGCCGCCCGCATCGGGAAGATCCCGCACGTCGAGGCGTACACGAAGGCGGAGCTCTCGGCGCGTACGCAGGGCTACTGGTCGTCGCGCACCGGCGTCGGCGCGGGCTTCTTCACCACCGCCGTCATCGGCGTGATCGTCGGCGTCGTCGTCGTGGGGCAGATCCTCTATTCGAGCACGCTCGAGCACATCAAGGAGTACGGCACGCTCAAGGCGATGGGCGCAGCGAACGGCGAGGTCGTCCGCGTCATCGTCTATCAGGCGCTCATGACCGCGGCGGCGGGCTTCGCCGTCGGAGGCACCCTCGCGCTGGTCGCGCGCGCGGTGATGAACGAGGCGAACCTCTCCGTCGCGATCACGCCGAGCCTCCTGGCCGCGACCGCGGCGCTCACCGTGATGATGTGCTCCGGCTCGTCGCTCCTCTCCATCACGAAGGTGCTCCGCCTCGATCCGGCGAGCGTCTTCAAGGCCTAG